Genomic segment of Flavobacteriales bacterium:
AGATGCGTTGGGTAAGGCTTATGAAGACATCGGTTTTGCCGCAATAAAGAATCATTTTTTGCCCGACGAATTGTCGCAGATGCTTTATGATGAGGCAAAGGCATTTTTTGCATTGGATACCTCAATAAAAAACAAATATTCCGACCCCAAATTGTCAGGGCAGAGGGGATATACTGGGTGGGGAAAAGAACATGCCAAGGGCAGCAGTGTTGGCGATTTGAAAGAATTTTGGCATTTTGGACAATATGTACCCGAAAATAGGAAGTTAGAATTTGGGTATCCGGAGAATATCCATGTTGCAGAGTTGCCAAACTTCAATAAAGTGGGGGAACAGTGCTATAAGCTACTGGAAAAAACGGGAAAGTACATGCTGAGGGCAATGGCACTTTACTTAAAATTGGATGAACATTTTTTTGATAATGAAATTGAATTTGGGAATAGCATTTTACGCCCAATTCATTATGCCCCCATTACTCAAGAACCGCCACAAGGAGCTGTGAGAGCAGGCCAGCATGAAGATATAAATTTAATAACCTTGCTCATGGGAGCTAGTGCTGAAGGTCTGCAAATTTTAACAAAAGATAATCGGTGGGTTTCTGTTACCTCTGTCGAAAATCATTTGGTGGTAAACGTTGGAGATATGTTGCAGAGATTGACAAATAACAAATTCAAATCTACAACCCACAGGGTAGTTAATCCTCCAAAAGAGCGGTGGCACGAGCCCAGATATTCCATCCCTTTCTTTTTGCACCCGAGGGGAGATACACGATTAGATTGCCTAGATTCTTGTATTGATTTAAACCACCCTAAAGGGTATGA
This window contains:
- a CDS encoding isopenicillin N synthase family oxygenase, with product MINIPSLDLNLFVNGNESERKGFIDALGKAYEDIGFAAIKNHFLPDELSQMLYDEAKAFFALDTSIKNKYSDPKLSGQRGYTGWGKEHAKGSSVGDLKEFWHFGQYVPENRKLEFGYPENIHVAELPNFNKVGEQCYKLLEKTGKYMLRAMALYLKLDEHFFDNEIEFGNSILRPIHYAPITQEPPQGAVRAGQHEDINLITLLMGASAEGLQILTKDNRWVSVTSVENHLVVNVGDMLQRLTNNKFKSTTHRVVNPPKERWHEPRYSIPFFLHPRGDTRLDCLDSCIDLNHPKGYDDISAGEYLHERLVEIGLIK